The Cellulomonas sp. P24 genome contains a region encoding:
- a CDS encoding TatD family hydrolase, with protein sequence MARSRSRDRSWPPVPEPLPFPVVDNHTHLDSVVGFPDGIDDLEPLNLADHLARAREVGVTRAVHVGCELPALAWVDQVVREHAELLGAVAIHPNEATLHAGISEETPDGLTAQFRPHHDVDLDEAIAAVAAVARGNDRVRVIGETGLDHFRAGTAGRAVQREAFRAHIALAKELDLVLQIHDRDAHEDVIDILRRDGAPDRTVFHCFSGDEAMARVCAEQGWYLSFAGPVTFSANDELRRALRAVPIGQVLVETDAPYLTPHPYRGRPNAPYLVPVTVRGMAQTLDVSLESLCRSLAATSEAVYGAW encoded by the coding sequence GTGGCGCGCTCGAGATCGCGTGACCGCAGCTGGCCTCCGGTCCCCGAACCGCTGCCGTTCCCGGTGGTCGACAACCACACGCACCTCGACTCGGTGGTCGGCTTCCCGGACGGGATCGACGACCTCGAGCCGCTCAACCTGGCCGATCACCTCGCCCGCGCGCGGGAGGTCGGCGTCACGCGTGCGGTGCACGTGGGCTGCGAGCTGCCCGCGCTGGCCTGGGTCGATCAGGTGGTGCGCGAGCATGCCGAGCTGCTCGGCGCGGTCGCGATCCATCCGAACGAGGCGACGCTGCACGCCGGGATCAGCGAGGAGACGCCCGACGGCCTCACCGCGCAGTTCCGCCCTCATCACGACGTCGACCTCGACGAGGCGATCGCGGCCGTCGCAGCCGTCGCCCGAGGGAACGACCGGGTCCGCGTGATCGGCGAGACGGGCCTGGACCACTTCCGGGCGGGCACGGCAGGACGCGCGGTGCAGCGGGAGGCGTTCCGGGCGCACATCGCGCTGGCCAAGGAGCTGGACCTCGTGCTCCAGATCCATGACCGGGATGCGCACGAGGACGTGATCGACATCCTGCGCCGCGACGGCGCCCCGGACCGCACGGTGTTCCACTGCTTCTCCGGCGACGAGGCCATGGCGCGGGTCTGCGCCGAGCAGGGGTGGTACCTGTCGTTCGCGGGTCCGGTGACCTTCTCCGCCAACGACGAGCTCCGCCGCGCGCTCCGTGCCGTCCCGATCGGTCAGGTGCTCGTCGAGACCGATGCGCCCTACCTCACGCCTCACCCGTACCGGGGGCGGCCGAACGCGCCGTACCTCGTCCCGGTGACCGTGCGCGGCATGGCGCAGACCCTGGACGTCTCCCTCGAGAGCCTCTGCCGCAGCCTGGCGGCGACGAGCGAGGCGGTCTACGGGGCCTGGTAA
- a CDS encoding ubiquitin-like domain-containing protein, with translation MTSDPERPESRRARAAVTGPEGRGGVVGAVRGLVAGRRPGPRVVRLAAQGLVLALVAGGTSAFAVMHKSVTVDVDGHDVHVTAFGKTVQDVLKGSGITVGAGDAVTPALSATAINGGDIVVRHGREIEVVMDGEKRSVWTTALTVGEAVQDLGVRDGTALLSASRSEPLGRAPLRVSTEKTIHLVVDGQVIDGISSEPTVRGALKQIGLVLNEGDQVSVPLDATAVDGLVVLVTRAAQSGDTATEAVPFTEVEVPDPTLSKGTRRVKVAGRAGQKVVTYATKVVGGAVVSRTPIATKITVEPITQVIRVGTMAVPSLANVVVAPGSAQDIGRQLAAARGWGDSEFACLLTLWDHESGWRVNASNASSGAYGIPQALPGSKMASVGADWQTNPATQITWGLNYIAGRYGTPCGALGHWQSSGWY, from the coding sequence GTGACGTCCGACCCGGAGCGACCGGAGAGCAGGCGGGCCCGAGCCGCCGTGACCGGTCCCGAGGGGCGGGGCGGCGTGGTCGGGGCGGTGCGCGGGCTGGTCGCAGGCCGTCGCCCCGGTCCTCGGGTGGTGCGTCTTGCGGCGCAGGGTCTCGTCCTGGCGCTCGTGGCCGGCGGTACGAGTGCGTTCGCCGTGATGCACAAGTCCGTCACGGTCGACGTCGACGGGCACGACGTGCACGTCACCGCGTTCGGCAAGACGGTGCAGGACGTCCTCAAGGGCTCGGGCATCACCGTCGGGGCGGGCGACGCCGTGACCCCGGCGCTGTCGGCGACGGCCATCAACGGGGGCGACATCGTCGTGCGGCACGGTCGGGAGATCGAGGTCGTGATGGACGGCGAGAAGCGGTCCGTCTGGACGACGGCGCTCACGGTCGGTGAGGCGGTGCAGGACCTCGGCGTCCGGGACGGCACGGCGTTGCTGTCCGCGTCACGGTCCGAGCCGTTGGGACGTGCACCGTTGCGGGTCTCGACGGAGAAGACGATCCACCTCGTCGTGGACGGGCAGGTGATCGACGGCATCTCCAGCGAGCCGACGGTCCGTGGTGCCCTCAAGCAGATCGGCCTCGTGCTGAACGAGGGTGACCAGGTCTCGGTCCCGCTCGACGCCACGGCGGTGGACGGCCTGGTGGTGCTCGTGACCCGCGCCGCCCAGAGCGGTGACACGGCGACCGAGGCTGTCCCGTTCACCGAGGTCGAGGTCCCCGACCCGACGTTGTCCAAGGGGACGCGCCGCGTGAAGGTCGCCGGTCGCGCCGGCCAGAAGGTCGTCACGTACGCGACCAAGGTCGTCGGCGGTGCGGTGGTCTCGCGGACCCCGATCGCGACCAAGATCACCGTCGAGCCGATCACCCAGGTGATCCGCGTCGGCACGATGGCGGTGCCGAGCCTCGCGAACGTCGTGGTGGCACCCGGCAGCGCCCAGGACATCGGCCGTCAGCTCGCGGCGGCGCGCGGGTGGGGCGACAGCGAGTTCGCGTGCCTGCTGACGCTGTGGGACCACGAGAGCGGGTGGCGGGTCAACGCGAGCAACGCGTCGAGCGGCGCGTACGGGATCCCGCAGGCACTGCCCGGGTCGAAGATGGCGAGCGTCGGTGCCGACTGGCAGACGAACCCGGCGACGCAGATCACCTGGGGTCTGAACTACATCGCGGGGCGGTACGGGACGCCGTGCGGGGCCCTCGGGCACTGGCAGTCGTCGGGCTGGTACTGA
- a CDS encoding transglycosylase family protein has protein sequence MVATVWTTALTAEEALQTFASRGSDIRLVASRSSAGREPLSLGLTVAGQLTVQVDGTSQVVDGSKRTIGTVLTDLGVTLGDLDQVEVTHDEAGAVTVTVNRIVVADVSRVEAVPFATVTTQDATRYTGQKVVRTAGVDGARTIVERVTTTNGVETSRVQLSAAVTSAPVDQVVAVGTKPRPVVAPTPVGASASSLNWAALARCESGGNPTIVSRNGLYYGLYQFSLGTWQAVGGAGLPSQASAAEQTARAQMLYARSGAGQWPVCGAQLFR, from the coding sequence GTGGTCGCCACCGTCTGGACGACGGCCCTCACGGCCGAGGAGGCTCTGCAGACGTTCGCGTCGAGAGGGAGCGACATCCGGCTCGTCGCGTCGCGCTCGTCCGCCGGCCGGGAGCCGCTCTCGCTGGGCCTGACGGTCGCCGGTCAGCTCACGGTCCAGGTCGACGGGACGTCGCAGGTGGTCGACGGCTCCAAGCGGACGATCGGCACGGTCCTGACGGACCTCGGTGTCACGCTGGGGGACCTCGACCAGGTCGAGGTGACCCATGACGAGGCCGGCGCGGTGACCGTCACCGTCAACCGGATCGTGGTGGCCGACGTCTCGCGCGTCGAGGCGGTGCCGTTCGCGACCGTCACGACCCAGGACGCGACGCGCTACACCGGGCAGAAGGTCGTGCGCACCGCCGGTGTCGACGGGGCCCGCACCATCGTGGAGCGGGTCACGACGACGAACGGTGTCGAGACGTCGCGCGTGCAGCTCTCCGCGGCGGTGACCTCGGCGCCCGTCGACCAGGTCGTCGCGGTCGGCACGAAGCCCCGCCCGGTGGTCGCACCGACGCCGGTCGGCGCGAGCGCGTCGTCGCTGAACTGGGCCGCGCTGGCCCGGTGCGAGTCCGGTGGCAACCCGACGATCGTGTCGCGGAACGGCCTGTACTACGGCCTCTACCAGTTCTCGCTGGGGACCTGGCAAGCCGTCGGCGGTGCCGGGCTGCCGTCCCAGGCATCTGCCGCCGAGCAGACCGCTCGCGCCCAGATGCTGTACGCGCGCTCCGGTGCCGGTCAGTGGCCGGTCTGCGGTGCGCAGCTGTTCCGCTGA
- the rsmA gene encoding 16S rRNA (adenine(1518)-N(6)/adenine(1519)-N(6))-dimethyltransferase RsmA, translated as MTDTPGALLGPAEIRDLAGRLGIRPTKTLGQNFVIDGGTVRKIVRSAGVVAGERVVEIGPGLGSLTLGLLEAGASLVAVEIDPVLAGALPATVAAHLPEVAGTDRFTVVTADALEVTELPGAAPTALVANLPYNVSVPVLLTFLERFPSLERVLVMVQAEVADRLAAPPGSRTYGVPSAKVAWYASARRTSTVARSVFWPVPNVDSALVRLERREPPRTTASRAEVFAVVDAAFAQRRKMLRSALGTLAGSVEIAEAALRAAGVDPQTRGERLDIEAFTRVAEALAAGAPTSRRPGTVGT; from the coding sequence GTGACTGACACCCCAGGCGCCCTGCTGGGCCCGGCCGAGATCCGGGACCTGGCAGGGCGCTTGGGCATTCGTCCCACGAAGACGCTCGGTCAGAACTTCGTGATCGACGGCGGGACGGTGCGCAAGATCGTCCGCTCCGCCGGCGTGGTCGCGGGGGAGCGTGTGGTCGAGATCGGTCCGGGTCTCGGTTCTCTCACCCTCGGGCTGCTCGAGGCGGGCGCGAGCCTGGTGGCGGTCGAGATCGATCCGGTGCTGGCCGGGGCGTTGCCCGCGACGGTCGCCGCGCACCTCCCGGAGGTCGCCGGGACCGACCGCTTCACCGTCGTCACCGCCGACGCGCTCGAGGTCACCGAGCTGCCGGGTGCCGCGCCGACGGCCCTCGTCGCCAACCTGCCGTACAACGTGTCCGTCCCGGTGCTGCTGACGTTCCTCGAGCGGTTCCCGTCGCTCGAGCGCGTGCTCGTGATGGTGCAGGCCGAGGTGGCGGACCGGCTCGCTGCGCCGCCGGGGAGCCGCACGTACGGCGTGCCGTCCGCCAAGGTGGCCTGGTACGCATCGGCGCGCAGGACGTCCACGGTGGCGCGCTCGGTGTTCTGGCCGGTTCCGAACGTCGACTCCGCGCTGGTCCGGCTGGAGCGGCGGGAACCGCCTCGGACGACGGCGTCGCGTGCCGAGGTCTTCGCCGTGGTCGACGCGGCGTTCGCCCAGCGCCGCAAGATGCTCCGGTCGGCGCTCGGCACGCTCGCCGGGTCGGTCGAGATCGCCGAGGCCGCGTTGCGTGCCGCCGGTGTCGATCCGCAGACGCGCGGCGAGCGGCTCGACATCGAGGCCTTCACCCGGGTCGCTGAGGCGCTCGCCGCCGGCGCACCGACGTCCCGCCGACCTGGCACAGTGGGCACGTGA
- a CDS encoding 4-(cytidine 5'-diphospho)-2-C-methyl-D-erythritol kinase — protein sequence MSLPVTRADREVRVRAPGKVNLSLRVGPRRRDGYHPVSTVYQAVSLYEDVVARPGEGFEVTVSGPHAERVPTDASNLALRAAHLLADRAGVVDGVHIHLHKGVPVAGGMAGGSADAAAALVACDALWDTGLAREELARLAAVLGADVPFALMGHVAVGSGRGDLLTPALTRGEYHWAFAVRDSGLSTADVYRTFDELVPDGASLDADADSTVLRAVRAGDPAALGAALHNDLQVAALELAPELAETIDVAIDAGALGAIVSGSGPTVAALARSRQHAVMIAAAFTASDVADSVVTAVGAVGGARVVPSGLLD from the coding sequence GTGAGCCTCCCCGTGACGCGTGCCGACCGTGAGGTCCGGGTGCGCGCGCCCGGCAAGGTCAACCTGTCCTTGCGGGTCGGCCCGCGTCGCCGCGACGGCTACCACCCGGTCTCGACGGTGTACCAGGCGGTGTCCCTCTACGAGGACGTGGTCGCGCGCCCCGGGGAGGGGTTCGAGGTCACGGTCTCCGGTCCGCACGCGGAGCGGGTGCCGACGGATGCGAGCAACCTGGCGCTGCGGGCCGCGCACCTGCTGGCCGACCGGGCCGGTGTCGTCGACGGTGTGCACATCCACCTGCACAAGGGGGTCCCGGTCGCCGGTGGCATGGCCGGCGGGTCCGCCGACGCCGCGGCCGCTTTGGTGGCCTGTGACGCGCTGTGGGACACCGGGCTGGCCCGTGAGGAGCTGGCCCGGCTTGCCGCGGTGCTCGGCGCCGACGTCCCGTTCGCACTGATGGGGCACGTCGCCGTCGGGTCCGGTCGTGGGGACCTGCTCACACCGGCACTCACCCGCGGCGAGTACCACTGGGCGTTCGCGGTCCGCGACTCGGGTTTGTCGACGGCCGACGTCTACCGGACGTTCGACGAGCTGGTGCCGGACGGCGCGAGCCTGGACGCCGACGCCGACAGCACGGTGCTGCGTGCGGTGCGTGCGGGCGACCCGGCGGCCCTCGGCGCTGCGCTGCACAACGACCTCCAGGTGGCGGCGCTCGAGCTCGCCCCGGAGCTCGCGGAGACCATCGACGTCGCGATCGACGCCGGGGCGCTCGGGGCGATCGTCTCGGGGTCGGGGCCGACCGTCGCCGCGCTCGCGCGCAGCCGTCAGCACGCGGTGATGATCGCGGCGGCGTTCACGGCGTCGGACGTCGCCGACTCGGTCGTCACGGCCGTCGGCGCGGTGGGCGGTGCGCGCGTCGTCCCGAGCGGCCTCCTCGACTAG
- a CDS encoding ABC-F family ATP-binding cassette domain-containing protein, whose product MAHLLGADAISLTLGTRTLLDRVSLGIDDGARIGVVGPNGAGKSTLLRLLTGRGEPDEGRVTMAGGLDVVLLDQRDELPAGTTVRELIHGTADEHTWATDPRIRDVHAGLLADVDLAADVATLSGGQRRRTALAALLVGDHDVIALDEPTNHLDVEGVAWLAEHLKRRFAGSGGQGRGALVVVTHDRWFLDEVCTRMWEVTGSAGGGAVAQYEGGYAAYVLARAERERSAATSAQKRDNLLRKELAWLRRGAPARTSKPKFRLDAAAELIADEPAPRDSLELTRMATSRLGKDVLDLEDVTLAYPGSDPLFRDVTWRLGPGDRYGVVGVNGAGKTTLLRLLAGEIAPGSGRVKRGKTVNVAQLTQDVEELGELEDLVVVEAVERERRSIVVGGKELTAAQLVERLGFPRERARTRVGDLSGGERRRLQLLRLLVGEPNVLLLDEPTNDLDTDTLAALEDLLDGWPGTLVVVSHDRYLLERVCDRQVALLGDGTIRDLPGGVEEYLRLRRAAQAASGPLAPTGRVDGARNDDAGPSQAEVRAARKELARLERRLAKIGELELRLHERMAAQATDHEAVLALDAELRALAAERAELEDEWMVVAEAAE is encoded by the coding sequence ATGGCACACCTGCTCGGAGCGGACGCGATCTCGCTCACCCTCGGTACCAGGACACTGCTCGACCGGGTGAGCCTGGGGATCGACGACGGTGCGCGGATCGGCGTCGTCGGACCGAACGGCGCGGGGAAGTCGACGCTCCTGCGGCTGCTCACCGGGCGCGGTGAGCCGGACGAGGGGCGTGTGACGATGGCCGGCGGCCTGGACGTCGTGCTCCTCGACCAGCGTGACGAGCTCCCGGCCGGGACAACGGTCCGCGAGCTCATCCACGGGACGGCCGACGAGCACACGTGGGCGACGGACCCCCGCATCCGGGACGTGCACGCGGGGCTGCTCGCCGACGTCGACCTCGCCGCCGACGTCGCGACGCTCTCCGGCGGACAGCGGCGGCGGACGGCCCTCGCGGCGCTCCTCGTCGGCGACCACGACGTGATCGCGCTGGACGAGCCGACCAACCATCTGGACGTCGAGGGTGTCGCGTGGCTCGCCGAGCACCTCAAGCGCAGGTTCGCCGGCTCGGGCGGGCAGGGGCGCGGGGCGCTCGTCGTCGTGACCCACGACCGCTGGTTCCTCGACGAGGTCTGCACGCGCATGTGGGAGGTCACCGGATCGGCCGGTGGTGGCGCGGTCGCGCAGTACGAGGGCGGGTACGCCGCGTACGTGCTCGCGCGCGCCGAGCGGGAGCGCAGCGCGGCCACGTCGGCGCAGAAGCGTGACAACCTGCTCCGCAAGGAGCTCGCCTGGCTCCGCCGCGGGGCACCGGCACGCACGTCCAAGCCGAAGTTCCGGCTCGACGCCGCGGCCGAGCTGATCGCGGACGAGCCTGCACCGCGGGACTCGCTCGAGCTCACCCGGATGGCGACGTCACGTCTCGGCAAGGACGTGCTGGACCTGGAGGACGTGACCCTCGCTTACCCGGGCAGCGACCCCCTGTTCCGGGACGTGACCTGGCGGCTCGGCCCCGGGGACCGCTACGGGGTCGTCGGCGTGAACGGGGCGGGCAAGACGACCCTGCTGCGGCTGCTGGCGGGTGAGATCGCCCCCGGCAGCGGCCGGGTCAAGCGCGGGAAGACCGTGAACGTCGCCCAGCTCACGCAGGACGTCGAGGAGCTCGGCGAGCTCGAGGACCTGGTGGTCGTCGAGGCCGTCGAACGTGAGCGGCGGTCGATCGTGGTCGGTGGCAAGGAGCTGACGGCCGCACAGCTCGTGGAGCGCCTCGGGTTCCCGCGCGAGCGGGCGCGCACCCGGGTCGGGGACCTCTCCGGCGGTGAGCGGCGGCGTCTGCAGCTCTTGCGGCTGCTCGTCGGCGAGCCGAACGTGCTGCTGCTCGACGAGCCGACGAACGACCTCGACACGGACACGCTCGCGGCGCTCGAGGACCTGCTCGACGGCTGGCCCGGGACGCTCGTCGTCGTGTCGCACGACCGGTACCTCCTCGAGCGGGTGTGCGACCGCCAGGTGGCGTTGCTCGGCGACGGCACGATCCGGGACCTTCCCGGCGGGGTCGAGGAGTACCTGCGCCTGCGACGCGCGGCACAGGCCGCGTCGGGGCCGCTCGCGCCCACCGGGCGCGTCGACGGGGCGCGGAACGACGACGCCGGTCCGAGCCAGGCCGAGGTGCGTGCGGCACGCAAGGAGCTCGCACGCCTCGAACGTCGGCTCGCGAAGATCGGCGAGCTCGAGCTGCGCCTGCACGAGCGGATGGCGGCCCAGGCCACGGACCACGAGGCCGTGCTCGCCCTGGACGCCGAGCTGCGGGCGCTCGCAGCCGAACGGGCCGAGCTCGAGGACGAGTGGATGGTCGTGGCCGAGGCGGCGGAGTGA
- a CDS encoding MarR family winged helix-turn-helix transcriptional regulator has protein sequence MTTRQSRQPDGADEVDRIVAAWARERPDLDVEPLTVLSRVSRLARHLDLARRGSFARHHLDTWEFDVLSALRRAGRPYQLSPGALLTQTLVTSGTMTNRIDRLAQRGLVVRRPAPDDRRGVIVELTEKGRRGVDAAMADLLEVEHRLLGTLEPAERETLASLLRRLVAPFDAV, from the coding sequence ATGACGACACGGCAGAGCCGGCAGCCGGACGGCGCCGACGAGGTCGACCGGATCGTCGCCGCGTGGGCAAGGGAGCGCCCCGACCTCGACGTCGAGCCGCTGACCGTCCTGTCCCGGGTGAGCCGCCTCGCGCGACACCTCGACCTCGCCCGTCGCGGCTCGTTCGCCCGGCACCACCTCGACACGTGGGAGTTCGACGTGCTGTCCGCGCTTCGACGCGCCGGCCGCCCCTACCAGCTCTCCCCCGGCGCCCTCCTGACGCAGACCCTCGTCACGAGCGGCACGATGACCAACCGCATCGACCGGCTCGCGCAGCGCGGTCTCGTGGTGCGGCGGCCGGCTCCGGACGACCGTCGCGGCGTCATCGTCGAGCTCACGGAGAAGGGCCGCCGCGGCGTCGACGCGGCGATGGCCGACCTGCTCGAGGTCGAGCACCGGCTGCTCGGCACCCTGGAGCCGGCCGAGCGCGAGACGCTCGCCTCGCTGCTCCGACGGCTCGTCGCGCCGTTCGACGCGGTCTGA
- the glmU gene encoding bifunctional UDP-N-acetylglucosamine diphosphorylase/glucosamine-1-phosphate N-acetyltransferase GlmU yields MTYPRPAAVVVLAAGEGTRMRSATPKVLHTLAGRSMLGHALAAARSLDPERVVVVVRHGREAVASHALEVDADVLVADQDDIPGTGRAVQCGLSTLDAAADAALVGDAAPPEPVVGEVAGAVVVMAGDIPLLDGATLSSLLDAHTTGGHAVTVLTTEVEDPTGYGRILRDGDGGPDVTAIVEEKDADEAQRAVREINSSVYVFDAAVLRGCLGRLDRDNAQGEVYLTDVLALARADGGRVRAVRVDDPVLVEGVNDRAQLAVLRAELNRRILRRWMLEGVTVVDPATTWVDVDVTLARDVTLLPGTQLHGATVVGERATIGPDTTLTDVEVGAGATVVRTHGSLSVIGDDATVGPFAYLRPGSVLGSGGKIGTFVEVKNAQIGAGSKVPHLSYVGDATIGERTNIGAASVFVNYDGVNKHRTTIGSYARTGADNMFVAPVTVGDGAYTGAGSVIRRNVPPGALGVSQGAQRNIEGWVLRARAGTPAALAAERALAAADPLDGLSPQARAERERAGRVAAAPTPPPSLPDQHPELPDHLPTDGSLPVSGAAPTTKDTSR; encoded by the coding sequence GTGACCTACCCCCGCCCCGCCGCCGTCGTCGTCCTCGCCGCAGGTGAAGGCACCCGGATGCGCTCGGCCACACCGAAGGTCCTGCACACCCTGGCGGGTCGGTCGATGCTCGGTCACGCCCTCGCCGCGGCGCGGTCGCTCGACCCCGAGAGGGTCGTCGTCGTCGTGCGCCACGGGCGCGAGGCGGTCGCTTCTCATGCGCTCGAGGTCGACGCGGACGTGCTGGTCGCGGACCAGGACGACATCCCCGGGACCGGGCGGGCCGTGCAGTGCGGCCTCAGCACGCTCGACGCCGCCGCGGACGCCGCCCTCGTCGGCGACGCCGCGCCGCCGGAACCGGTCGTCGGCGAGGTCGCCGGAGCCGTCGTCGTCATGGCCGGCGACATCCCGCTGCTCGACGGCGCGACGCTGTCGTCGCTGCTCGACGCTCACACGACCGGCGGCCATGCCGTGACGGTCCTGACCACGGAGGTCGAGGACCCGACCGGCTACGGACGGATCCTTCGTGACGGTGACGGCGGGCCCGACGTCACGGCGATCGTGGAGGAGAAGGACGCGGACGAGGCTCAGCGCGCGGTGCGCGAGATCAACTCGTCGGTGTACGTGTTCGACGCCGCCGTGCTCCGTGGGTGCCTCGGCCGGCTCGACCGGGACAACGCGCAGGGCGAGGTCTACCTCACCGACGTCCTGGCGTTGGCACGCGCGGACGGCGGGCGGGTGCGTGCAGTCCGTGTCGACGACCCGGTCCTCGTCGAGGGGGTCAACGACCGCGCGCAGCTCGCGGTGCTCCGCGCCGAGCTCAACCGTCGGATCCTGCGGCGATGGATGCTCGAGGGCGTCACGGTCGTCGACCCGGCGACGACCTGGGTCGACGTCGACGTCACGCTCGCACGGGACGTCACGCTGCTCCCGGGCACCCAGCTGCACGGTGCGACGGTCGTGGGCGAGCGGGCGACGATCGGGCCGGACACGACGTTGACCGACGTGGAGGTCGGCGCAGGCGCGACGGTCGTACGGACGCACGGCTCGCTCTCGGTGATCGGCGACGACGCGACGGTCGGTCCGTTCGCCTACCTCCGCCCTGGTTCCGTGCTCGGCTCGGGCGGCAAGATCGGGACGTTCGTCGAGGTCAAGAACGCCCAGATCGGCGCTGGGTCGAAGGTGCCGCACCTGTCGTACGTCGGCGACGCGACGATCGGTGAGCGGACGAACATCGGCGCGGCGAGCGTGTTCGTCAACTACGACGGCGTGAACAAGCACCGCACGACGATCGGCTCGTACGCCCGCACGGGTGCCGACAACATGTTCGTCGCACCTGTCACGGTCGGTGACGGCGCCTACACGGGTGCTGGCAGCGTGATCCGCCGCAACGTCCCGCCGGGCGCCCTGGGGGTCTCCCAGGGGGCGCAGCGCAACATCGAGGGCTGGGTCCTCCGTGCGCGTGCCGGCACCCCGGCAGCGCTCGCGGCGGAACGGGCCCTCGCGGCGGCGGACCCGCTCGACGGGCTCTCCCCGCAGGCGCGGGCCGAGCGTGAGCGCGCGGGCCGCGTCGCCGCCGCACCGACGCCACCCCCTTCGCTTCCGGATCAGCACCCTGAGCTCCCGGACCACCTGCCGACCGACGGCAGCCTGCCGGTCTCCGGCGCCGCTCCGACCACGAAGGACACATCACGATGA
- a CDS encoding ribose-phosphate diphosphokinase, giving the protein MSGIISHDGEKRLVLVGGRAHPELAAAVAAELGTDLVPTTAYDFANGEIYVRFGESVRGCDTFVLQSHAVPINQWIMEQLIMVDALKRASAKTITVVAPFYGYARQDKKHRGREPISARLVADLFRTAGAHRLMSVDLHTAQIQGFFDGPVDHLMALPLLADYVRRRVDSSRLTVVSPDAGRVRLADQWSDRLGAPLAIIHKRRDPSVPNQVKVHELVGQVEGRTCVIVDDMIDTAGTIVQAADALFENGAADVIVASTHAVLSGPAVDRLKNSRISEVVVSDTLPIPEDRRFPQLTVLSIAPLVARAIREVFDDGSVTSLFDGQA; this is encoded by the coding sequence ATGAGCGGGATCATCTCCCACGACGGCGAGAAGCGACTGGTCCTGGTCGGAGGTCGTGCCCACCCGGAGCTCGCCGCCGCCGTGGCTGCCGAGCTCGGCACGGACCTGGTGCCGACCACCGCGTACGACTTCGCCAACGGTGAGATCTACGTGCGGTTCGGGGAGTCCGTGCGCGGCTGCGACACGTTCGTGCTGCAGAGCCACGCGGTGCCGATCAACCAGTGGATCATGGAGCAGCTGATCATGGTCGACGCGCTGAAGCGTGCGTCGGCGAAGACCATCACGGTCGTGGCGCCGTTCTACGGCTACGCCCGGCAGGACAAGAAGCACCGGGGTCGCGAGCCGATCTCCGCGCGCCTGGTTGCGGACCTGTTCCGCACGGCGGGCGCGCACCGGCTCATGAGCGTCGACCTCCACACCGCGCAGATCCAGGGGTTCTTCGACGGACCGGTCGACCACCTGATGGCGCTGCCGCTGCTCGCGGACTACGTCCGACGCCGTGTCGACAGCTCCCGGCTGACCGTCGTGTCCCCCGACGCGGGGCGGGTGCGCCTCGCCGACCAGTGGTCCGACCGTCTGGGCGCGCCGCTGGCGATCATCCACAAGCGTCGTGACCCGAGTGTCCCGAACCAGGTGAAGGTCCACGAGCTCGTCGGCCAGGTCGAGGGGCGGACCTGCGTGATCGTCGACGACATGATCGACACGGCCGGGACGATCGTGCAGGCGGCCGACGCGTTGTTCGAGAACGGCGCCGCCGACGTGATCGTGGCGTCGACGCACGCGGTGCTCTCCGGGCCCGCGGTCGACCGGCTGAAGAACTCGCGGATCAGCGAGGTCGTCGTGTCCGACACGCTGCCGATCCCGGAGGACCGGCGCTTCCCGCAGCTCACCGTCCTGTCGATCGCGCCGCTCGTCGCACGGGCGATCCGCGAGGTGTTCGATGACGGCTCCGTCACGTCGCTGTTCGACGGGCAGGCCTGA
- a CDS encoding 50S ribosomal protein L25/general stress protein Ctc yields MSEVKLVATTRTDFGKGAARRTRRAGRIPAVLYGHGSDPLHVSLPGHETFLALKHANALYGVEIDGKKILAIIKDVQREPVRQVIEHIDMQIVTSGETVSVEVPVTIVGESAPGTIHFVELQTLNLEAEATHLPDHIEVSIEGLEAGTQIHAGDVVLPTGAVLGDDPTAVVVTIAVPQGSEEPADEAADAV; encoded by the coding sequence GTGTCCGAGGTCAAGCTCGTCGCCACCACCCGCACCGACTTCGGCAAGGGCGCCGCGCGCCGGACCCGCCGCGCGGGCCGCATCCCCGCCGTCCTGTACGGGCACGGCTCGGACCCGCTGCACGTCTCCCTCCCGGGCCACGAGACCTTCCTCGCGCTCAAGCACGCGAACGCGCTCTACGGCGTCGAGATCGACGGCAAGAAGATCCTCGCGATCATCAAGGACGTCCAGCGCGAGCCGGTGCGCCAGGTCATCGAGCACATCGACATGCAGATCGTCACGAGCGGCGAGACGGTCTCGGTCGAGGTGCCGGTGACGATCGTGGGCGAGTCGGCCCCAGGCACGATCCACTTCGTGGAGCTCCAGACGCTGAACCTGGAGGCCGAGGCGACGCATCTCCCGGATCACATCGAGGTCTCGATCGAGGGACTCGAGGCCGGCACGCAGATCCACGCCGGCGACGTCGTTCTCCCCACGGGTGCGGTTCTCGGCGACGACCCGACCGCGGTGGTCGTCACGATCGCCGTGCCGCAGGGCAGCGAGGAGCCGGCCGACGAGGCCGCCGACGCCGTCTGA